From Brevibacillus marinus, a single genomic window includes:
- a CDS encoding stalk domain-containing protein: protein MRKITFIFLICLFVFSPSAVSANPDISVFLDGNKLEFDVKPTIVNGSTLVPLRKIFEAQGATVQWDDETKTVTATKDGTVITYTIGSQTAKKNTDTILLTVPGQIINGSTMVPLRFVSEALGSTVGWEGKSRTITISSATKQKGKVLRVIEGDIIEVDLGGKVEKLYLIGADAPEMLHPFRGELPYATEASNFTKGQLEGKTVLVEFDVEQRDPFGRLLGYVYLENGTFFNATLVAEGYAQLSTIPPNVRWAELFTYLQSDARKNLRGLWSVDPNNAQTGQ from the coding sequence TTGAGAAAAATTACTTTTATATTTCTTATTTGCCTGTTTGTCTTTAGTCCTTCTGCTGTTTCAGCCAACCCTGACATTTCTGTTTTCCTTGATGGAAACAAGCTTGAATTTGACGTCAAGCCGACCATTGTGAATGGCTCCACACTCGTTCCGCTAAGGAAAATATTCGAAGCACAAGGAGCAACCGTTCAGTGGGATGATGAAACCAAAACGGTGACGGCTACCAAAGATGGTACTGTGATTACATATACCATCGGGTCACAGACGGCCAAGAAGAATACAGACACAATTCTGCTGACTGTACCCGGCCAGATAATAAACGGGTCTACAATGGTTCCGCTTCGGTTTGTCAGCGAAGCTCTTGGCTCAACTGTTGGCTGGGAAGGAAAGTCTAGGACCATCACGATCAGTTCCGCGACCAAACAGAAAGGGAAGGTGCTTCGGGTAATTGAAGGCGACATCATCGAAGTAGACCTGGGAGGAAAAGTGGAAAAACTCTATCTCATCGGTGCGGACGCTCCCGAAATGCTCCATCCATTCAGAGGTGAGTTGCCGTACGCAACAGAAGCGAGTAACTTCACCAAAGGGCAGCTTGAGGGAAAAACGGTTCTGGTTGAATTTGATGTGGAACAGCGGGACCCATTCGGTCGTTTACTAGGGTATGTCTATCTGGAAAACGGCACATTTTTCAACGCAACGTTAGTTGCCGAAGGGTACGCGCAACTGTCCACCATTCCTCCAAATGTCCGATGGGCCGAGCTGTTCACGTATTTGCAGTCAGATGCAAGAAAAAATTTGCGTGGTCTTTGGAGTGTCGACCCGAATAACGCACAGACAGGTCAGTAA
- a CDS encoding GNAT family N-acetyltransferase, with protein sequence MNTMIRKANADDIKTLQEISKRTIKESYRSFLGEEVVASYIDSGEPDRYIEDHIDNCSVILLNNTIVGFSVCKKNIIDLMMIDSNFHRKGLGSILLQFNEEKLFKEYSELKLESFEKNDKSNNFYIKNGWLEISRFQDSGINKILFHKRRK encoded by the coding sequence ATGAATACCATGATTAGAAAAGCGAACGCGGATGACATAAAGACGTTACAAGAAATTTCGAAAAGAACTATTAAAGAGAGTTATCGCTCATTTTTAGGCGAGGAAGTCGTTGCTTCATATATAGATAGTGGAGAACCAGACCGTTACATTGAAGATCATATTGATAATTGCTCGGTTATTCTATTAAATAACACAATTGTAGGTTTTTCCGTTTGTAAAAAGAATATCATTGATTTGATGATGATAGATAGTAATTTTCACAGAAAGGGGTTAGGGTCTATACTTCTTCAATTTAACGAAGAAAAACTATTTAAGGAATATAGCGAATTGAAACTTGAAAGTTTCGAAAAAAATGACAAATCTAATAACTTTTATATAAAAAATGGTTGGTTAGAAATTAGTAGATTTCAGGATTCGGGAATAAATAAAATACTATTCCATAAGAGAAGAAAATAA
- a CDS encoding YcdB/YcdC domain-containing protein codes for MDIEKVFRDAVRSAHQKAVKNVHFTPRLQMRIRQEIQKRKQRQSRKLYTMAAVAACLVFSLAWWTGAERFPFDPPTSLSETDKPMSESELDAFVQKALENLYRAMPELKEYEVDVSEPHSGGVIMLLRKGSGEFVHLTIDGETGGLETFQHSKPASSAERQVSQEAAIEKATAFLQEVLGEESGSYRLKETSRMQAQESQVINVVFGHLDKGPEEPFGAIAIGVDAAGDVRMFSRVNEREQETLSRMSQAVPDLKQYLLESKTPHEEGFYIVLHKPGDAASKARLSVIGKESSLAQLDFEDTGGSSPDNAPKPVAVEKATSFLELMLGDDSSSYRLVSDDPVPTFQRYYHDLPVIEDTILIGVDQHEQIRFFSKRAASLVPAAFPDPSQAVPIESAVQELAANMKLRYIENLNGRPLLEYTPAISSLTLGRDPSPHWMIDAKTGKMQFIAYGTNGINYDKMEPVPPIPVNPPDRAVMVSTKEEAVQLLKNEFAVDVTGMKYAERAERNNKVYSWMTPSDKVIEVVTDASSGQVVELTVPRQGTSVNTSQKEALDEAVRFLSKYVDPGVKELLLCEVIEAGPGNGYTTSGEWEFKFFKSHQGIPVIERTPLQAYTVTVDPATGKANGFRKDGAFGAARERVSPAGAVTLPDKNNVVPVETAVQEYLKYLPLQLSYTLVDENGHMGTNPRLVYVPYSSEENAAKYVHVDAVTGKVIIR; via the coding sequence ATGGATATAGAGAAGGTGTTTCGTGATGCTGTCCGTTCCGCCCATCAAAAGGCAGTGAAAAATGTCCATTTCACACCGAGACTCCAAATGAGAATCCGCCAAGAGATCCAAAAAAGGAAACAGCGACAAAGCCGCAAGCTCTACACCATGGCCGCTGTGGCAGCCTGCCTGGTTTTCTCGTTGGCATGGTGGACTGGCGCGGAACGATTCCCGTTTGATCCTCCGACAAGCCTGTCGGAAACGGATAAACCGATGAGTGAATCGGAGCTTGACGCCTTTGTCCAAAAAGCGCTGGAAAACCTTTATCGCGCGATGCCCGAGTTAAAGGAATACGAGGTGGATGTTTCCGAACCGCATTCGGGCGGGGTGATCATGCTGCTCAGAAAAGGCAGCGGCGAATTTGTGCACTTGACCATCGACGGAGAAACAGGGGGGCTTGAGACGTTTCAGCATTCCAAACCGGCAAGCAGCGCAGAGCGGCAAGTCTCTCAAGAGGCAGCGATCGAAAAGGCAACCGCGTTTCTGCAAGAAGTGTTGGGCGAGGAAAGCGGCTCCTACCGCCTGAAGGAGACAAGCCGCATGCAAGCCCAAGAATCCCAGGTCATCAACGTCGTTTTCGGACATCTGGATAAAGGCCCCGAGGAACCGTTTGGCGCGATCGCGATTGGAGTGGACGCTGCAGGAGATGTCCGCATGTTCAGCCGCGTAAACGAAAGGGAACAGGAAACGCTGTCCAGGATGAGCCAGGCTGTTCCCGATCTGAAACAATACCTGCTGGAGAGCAAAACGCCTCACGAAGAAGGCTTTTACATCGTGTTGCACAAACCCGGGGATGCGGCTTCGAAAGCGAGACTAAGTGTAATCGGGAAGGAGAGTTCGCTCGCACAATTGGATTTTGAGGACACGGGTGGCTCATCTCCCGACAACGCTCCCAAACCGGTTGCCGTCGAAAAGGCGACATCGTTTTTGGAGCTGATGCTCGGGGACGACAGCTCATCCTATCGGCTTGTTTCAGATGATCCCGTCCCTACATTCCAGCGCTATTACCATGACCTGCCGGTGATTGAAGATACCATCCTGATCGGAGTCGACCAGCATGAGCAAATCCGTTTCTTCAGCAAGCGGGCAGCCTCTTTGGTACCTGCAGCATTCCCTGATCCCTCGCAAGCGGTACCCATCGAATCCGCCGTACAAGAATTGGCTGCAAACATGAAGCTTAGGTACATCGAAAATCTGAATGGTCGTCCGCTGTTGGAGTACACGCCTGCGATCTCGTCATTGACATTGGGCAGAGATCCTTCGCCACACTGGATGATCGATGCCAAAACCGGGAAAATGCAATTTATTGCGTACGGTACAAACGGAATTAATTACGATAAAATGGAGCCGGTTCCACCGATCCCGGTAAATCCGCCGGATCGTGCCGTCATGGTTTCCACAAAAGAAGAAGCGGTCCAGTTGCTCAAAAACGAGTTTGCTGTGGACGTAACCGGGATGAAGTACGCTGAACGGGCAGAGCGCAACAACAAGGTATATTCATGGATGACTCCGTCGGACAAGGTAATTGAGGTAGTCACCGACGCAAGTTCCGGCCAGGTGGTAGAACTGACGGTTCCCAGACAAGGTACGAGTGTAAACACCTCGCAAAAAGAGGCCCTTGACGAGGCAGTTCGCTTCTTGTCGAAGTACGTGGACCCGGGGGTAAAAGAGCTGCTGCTTTGCGAGGTAATCGAAGCGGGCCCCGGCAACGGCTATACCACCTCGGGCGAATGGGAATTCAAGTTTTTCAAAAGCCACCAGGGCATCCCTGTAATCGAGAGAACTCCGCTCCAGGCCTATACGGTTACCGTTGATCCAGCCACAGGGAAAGCCAATGGCTTTCGCAAAGACGGAGCGTTTGGAGCAGCAAGAGAAAGGGTGTCTCCCGCCGGAGCGGTCACACTTCCCGACAAAAACAACGTGGTGCCGGTCGAGACCGCTGTGCAGGAATATCTCAAATACCTGCCGCTGCAGCTTTCCTACACGCTGGTGGACGAAAACGGCCATATGGGGACGAATCCGCGTCTGGTCTATGTGCCTTATAGCAGCGAGGAGAATGCCGCAAAGTATGTGCACGTCGATGCCGTGACAGGCAAGGTGATTATCAGGTAA
- a CDS encoding sugar phosphate isomerase/epimerase family protein, whose protein sequence is MEKLQTFERLSLNQITTENWSLPEAVKGCVRAEIPWISLWRHKIAETGLAESKKLVREAGLRVSSVCRGGMFPAGSVSERQKRLDDNRRAVDEAAELEAEVLVLVCGPAPDKDIESARKWVEEGIEQLVPYAKSCGVRLGIEPLHPMYAAERSVIVTLAQAIDLAERYSPADVGVIVDVFHVWWDPDLYNQITRASGRILGFHVSDWIVPTPDLLMARGMMGDGVIEIRRIRQAVEAAGYAGPIEVEIFNRAIWEQPGDEVLAVIKERYLQHV, encoded by the coding sequence ATGGAAAAGCTGCAAACGTTTGAGCGCCTGAGCTTAAATCAGATCACGACGGAGAATTGGAGCCTGCCCGAAGCGGTGAAAGGATGCGTCCGGGCAGAGATTCCCTGGATCAGTCTATGGCGGCATAAGATAGCCGAGACGGGGCTGGCAGAGAGTAAAAAGCTGGTGCGCGAGGCAGGGCTTCGTGTCTCGAGTGTCTGCCGGGGAGGAATGTTTCCGGCTGGAAGTGTGTCCGAACGCCAAAAAAGATTGGACGATAATCGCCGTGCGGTGGATGAAGCGGCGGAATTGGAAGCCGAGGTTCTCGTCCTCGTGTGTGGGCCTGCCCCGGACAAGGATATCGAGAGTGCCCGCAAATGGGTGGAGGAAGGAATCGAACAGCTGGTGCCGTACGCAAAATCGTGTGGTGTCCGGTTGGGGATCGAACCGCTCCATCCGATGTACGCCGCGGAACGCTCGGTTATTGTAACCCTGGCCCAAGCAATTGATCTGGCCGAGCGATACAGCCCGGCGGATGTTGGGGTTATCGTGGATGTCTTTCATGTGTGGTGGGATCCGGATCTGTATAACCAGATCACCCGTGCGAGCGGCCGTATCCTGGGATTTCACGTCTCGGACTGGATTGTCCCAACCCCGGATCTGCTGATGGCGAGGGGGATGATGGGAGATGGGGTCATTGAAATACGTCGAATCCGTCAGGCGGTTGAAGCTGCCGGCTATGCGGGCCCGATCGAGGTGGAGATCTTTAACCGGGCGATCTGGGAGCAGCCTGGTGACGAGGTGCTCGCCGTGATCAAAGAACGTTATCTGCAGCATGTGTAA
- a CDS encoding MFS transporter, whose product MEVAKQTMFPTKLEEISARIERLPLTKWQVKARMIVGAATFFDAFDALAIAYTLPVLIKEFSLSPGQIGMVISIGFLGQLIGAIICGLLADKVGRLRMTMWTVLIFSIMSFLVAASWSYGSLLLFRFLQGIGLGGEVPIAASYINEITKAQRRGKFVLLYELIFSFGLLAVAILSYFIVPVFGWQWIFIIGGLPALLVLYMRRTLPESPRWLAEVGKEKEAEEAMSYIENQIRARTGKELPEPRIVPIKEHQQATRVSELFQGIYRKRTLVVWSIWFTAYLAFYGVSTWVPSIFKTVFNLSVEQSLLYGLILIFAGVVSAFICAITIDRVGRKLWLAGSMVFGAFCFLVLWLLGATSAGQVLLWASLGYAWVQIVAMALYLYTPEIYPTRMRALGTSIATAWLRLASIIGPTFVGYILSDSSIPYVFLGFGIVALVGGILFGMFGIETKEQRLEEISP is encoded by the coding sequence ATGGAAGTTGCGAAACAAACGATGTTCCCGACGAAGCTGGAAGAAATTTCAGCACGGATTGAGCGTTTGCCGCTGACAAAATGGCAGGTAAAGGCACGGATGATTGTGGGGGCAGCCACCTTTTTCGATGCGTTTGATGCACTGGCGATCGCCTATACGCTCCCGGTATTGATCAAAGAGTTCTCCTTGAGCCCCGGACAGATTGGCATGGTCATTTCGATCGGTTTCCTGGGCCAACTCATCGGTGCAATCATTTGCGGGCTCCTAGCAGATAAGGTGGGCAGGCTGCGCATGACCATGTGGACCGTGTTGATTTTCTCCATCATGAGTTTTCTGGTCGCAGCCTCATGGAGCTACGGGTCTTTGCTGTTGTTCCGATTTTTGCAGGGGATCGGCCTGGGAGGAGAGGTTCCGATTGCTGCGTCCTATATCAACGAGATCACGAAGGCACAAAGACGCGGGAAATTTGTTCTCTTGTATGAACTGATCTTCTCATTCGGGCTGTTGGCGGTAGCGATCCTGAGTTATTTTATCGTTCCGGTTTTCGGATGGCAATGGATTTTCATCATCGGCGGGCTCCCTGCCTTGTTGGTCCTGTATATGAGGCGGACGCTGCCCGAATCGCCGAGGTGGCTGGCGGAAGTGGGAAAAGAGAAGGAAGCCGAGGAAGCCATGAGCTATATCGAGAATCAGATCCGTGCGCGGACAGGAAAGGAACTGCCCGAGCCGCGCATCGTACCGATCAAGGAACATCAGCAGGCAACGCGTGTAAGCGAACTGTTCCAAGGCATCTACCGGAAACGGACATTGGTCGTATGGTCCATCTGGTTTACCGCTTATCTAGCCTTTTATGGGGTGTCAACGTGGGTACCCTCCATCTTCAAGACGGTTTTCAACTTGTCGGTGGAACAATCCTTGCTGTATGGTCTCATCTTGATTTTTGCCGGAGTTGTAAGCGCATTCATTTGTGCGATTACGATAGATCGGGTCGGGCGGAAATTGTGGCTGGCCGGTTCGATGGTGTTTGGGGCCTTCTGCTTCCTGGTTCTGTGGCTCTTGGGGGCAACATCTGCTGGCCAGGTGCTGCTGTGGGCATCGTTGGGCTATGCTTGGGTGCAGATCGTTGCGATGGCGCTCTACCTTTATACGCCAGAGATATATCCGACACGGATGCGGGCACTGGGTACCAGCATCGCAACTGCCTGGCTCCGACTGGCGTCCATCATCGGGCCGACGTTTGTGGGCTATATTTTATCGGACTCCTCGATCCCGTATGTTTTTCTGGGTTTCGGTATCGTCGCCTTGGTCGGGGGCATTCTGTTCGGAATGTTTGGGATTGAGACCAAGGAACAGCGGCTGGAAGAAATATCGCCGTAA
- a CDS encoding Gfo/Idh/MocA family protein: MVLHKLGIIMNGVTGRMGTNQHLIRSIVAIRNQGGVSLPNGDVIMPDPILVGRNENKLQALTEAHSLTRYSTNLEECLADPYNVIYFDSQTTDRRAEAIRKAIAAGKHIYCEKPTASNLEDSLELARMAREAGVKNGVVQDKLFLPGLLKLKRLVDSGFFGRILSVNMEFGYWVFEGDWQPGQRPSWNYRAEDGGGIILDMFPHWRYVLDNLFGEVRALSCIGVTHIPQRVDEKGEPYACTAEDAAYATFELEGGIIVHLNSSWAVRVNREDLLTIQVDGTEGSAVAGLRDCKVQHRVNTPKPIWNPDVPNPFNFFDHWQQVPDNQVFDNAFKIQWEMFLKHVIADTPFPWDLLEGAKGTQLAELGLLSWRERRWVDVPKLDV; this comes from the coding sequence ATGGTATTGCACAAGTTGGGCATTATCATGAATGGCGTAACCGGTCGGATGGGAACCAATCAGCATCTGATCCGCTCGATCGTTGCGATCCGGAATCAGGGAGGCGTTTCTCTGCCGAACGGGGATGTGATCATGCCTGACCCGATTCTGGTCGGAAGAAATGAAAACAAGCTGCAGGCATTAACGGAGGCGCACAGCCTTACACGCTATAGCACCAATTTGGAGGAGTGTTTGGCAGACCCGTATAACGTCATCTATTTTGACTCACAGACGACGGACCGCCGGGCAGAAGCTATTCGCAAGGCAATCGCAGCAGGAAAACACATATACTGTGAAAAGCCGACCGCATCCAATCTGGAAGATTCTCTCGAGCTGGCCCGAATGGCTCGTGAAGCGGGTGTGAAAAACGGTGTCGTGCAGGATAAGCTGTTCCTGCCCGGGCTCCTGAAACTGAAGCGGCTTGTGGATTCCGGCTTCTTTGGGCGTATCTTGTCCGTCAACATGGAGTTTGGCTATTGGGTGTTTGAAGGGGATTGGCAGCCCGGACAGCGACCTTCCTGGAATTATCGGGCGGAAGATGGCGGCGGCATTATCCTGGATATGTTTCCCCACTGGAGATATGTTTTGGACAATCTGTTCGGAGAGGTTCGCGCCCTCTCTTGTATCGGTGTCACCCACATTCCTCAGCGTGTGGACGAAAAGGGAGAACCGTATGCATGCACAGCGGAGGATGCGGCATATGCCACGTTTGAGCTGGAGGGAGGCATCATCGTGCATCTCAACTCTTCCTGGGCCGTACGGGTCAACAGGGAAGATCTGCTGACGATACAGGTTGATGGAACAGAGGGAAGTGCCGTAGCGGGACTTCGTGATTGCAAGGTTCAGCATCGGGTGAACACGCCCAAACCAATATGGAACCCGGACGTACCGAACCCGTTCAACTTCTTCGATCATTGGCAGCAGGTGCCGGACAATCAGGTCTTCGACAATGCGTTCAAGATCCAGTGGGAGATGTTTCTCAAACATGTGATAGCGGATACACCGTTCCCTTGGGATCTGCTGGAAGGCGCCAAGGGGACCCAACTGGCTGAGTTGGGGCTTTTATCCTGGCGTGAGCGCCGCTGGGTTGATGTACCCAAGCTGGATGTATAG
- the lepB gene encoding signal peptidase I, producing MRKNLRFCCILWLVSVLFGGCADAVVTDDDTQQEVATVAVHEGLLTIEHHLDNMDRGDHDFMTGYHSALVVDPLANDYKRGDVVYFAVPEKAEEMTISRIVALPGEEIAIKAGQVYIDGNELKTFYGREYHTGQWVEKSEVNLEKMRIPEGHYFVLGDNWWRSHDSKQFGPLAEEHIKGKVLGYKQSPSATR from the coding sequence ATGAGAAAGAATTTAAGATTTTGCTGTATCTTATGGTTGGTTTCTGTATTGTTTGGCGGATGCGCGGATGCCGTTGTAACGGATGATGATACGCAACAAGAAGTTGCAACGGTGGCGGTTCACGAAGGATTACTGACCATTGAACATCATCTCGATAACATGGATCGCGGTGATCACGATTTTATGACGGGTTATCACAGTGCATTAGTTGTCGATCCGCTTGCGAATGACTATAAACGAGGCGACGTGGTTTATTTTGCCGTACCTGAAAAAGCTGAAGAAATGACGATTTCACGAATCGTGGCTCTTCCTGGCGAAGAAATCGCAATAAAAGCTGGTCAAGTGTATATCGACGGAAACGAACTGAAGACATTTTACGGCAGGGAATATCATACAGGACAATGGGTCGAAAAGAGCGAAGTAAATCTGGAAAAGATGCGCATCCCGGAGGGGCATTATTTTGTGCTGGGCGACAATTGGTGGAGAAGCCATGACAGCAAACAGTTCGGTCCATTAGCAGAAGAACATATCAAAGGAAAAGTATTGGGATACAAGCAATCGCCAAGCGCGACAAGATGA
- a CDS encoding dihydrodipicolinate synthase family protein, translated as MSRELILPRKDGSLFTYVPGNGPSYDVPSGKPRSRTAFAAAHVVCDPLADTDPLHQSRIDWNATLQYRHYLWSLGFSVAEAMDTAQRGMGLTWQHAKELIRHSIEEARAVGGHIACGAGTDQLTPGARVTLDDVEAAYEEQCSFIEAKGGQIILMASRALAACARRPDDYERVYGNILRQVSRPVILHWLGDMFDPALKGYWGYEDVDAAMAVCLRIIRTYRDKVDGIKISLLDAEKEITMRRLLPENVKMYTGDDFNYPTLIRGDEHGYSHALLGIFDAIAPAAAAALHALDEGDTNRYDAIMERTVPLSRHIFQKPTYAYKTGIVFLAYLNGHQSHFRMIGGAEGARSVVHLSEIFVLADRAGLLRDPELASERMRLVLALAGIR; from the coding sequence ATGTCTCGGGAATTGATCTTACCACGTAAGGATGGCTCACTATTCACCTATGTTCCGGGAAATGGCCCATCCTATGATGTTCCGTCAGGAAAACCGCGCAGCCGAACAGCTTTTGCAGCGGCTCACGTCGTATGCGATCCATTGGCGGACACCGACCCGCTCCACCAGTCCCGCATCGATTGGAACGCGACCTTGCAGTATCGCCATTATCTGTGGTCGCTTGGATTTTCAGTGGCGGAAGCGATGGATACGGCCCAGCGCGGGATGGGGCTTACGTGGCAGCACGCGAAGGAATTGATCCGTCACTCCATCGAGGAAGCTCGAGCTGTCGGAGGTCATATCGCCTGCGGGGCGGGTACGGATCAGTTGACACCAGGAGCACGGGTGACATTAGACGATGTGGAAGCTGCCTATGAAGAGCAGTGTTCCTTCATAGAGGCGAAGGGCGGTCAAATCATCCTGATGGCAAGCCGGGCTTTGGCAGCGTGTGCGAGACGACCGGATGATTACGAGCGAGTATATGGAAACATCCTGCGTCAGGTGTCCCGACCGGTGATCCTGCACTGGTTGGGCGATATGTTCGACCCTGCGCTGAAAGGGTACTGGGGATATGAGGATGTCGATGCTGCGATGGCGGTTTGTCTGCGGATCATTCGTACCTACCGCGACAAAGTGGATGGCATCAAAATCTCTCTGTTGGACGCAGAAAAAGAGATCACGATGAGGCGTCTTCTGCCTGAAAACGTCAAGATGTACACCGGGGATGACTTTAACTATCCAACCCTGATACGCGGCGATGAGCATGGATACAGTCACGCGCTGCTCGGCATCTTTGACGCAATCGCCCCTGCCGCTGCAGCTGCGCTCCATGCCTTGGATGAGGGGGATACGAATCGGTATGATGCGATTATGGAGAGGACCGTACCGTTATCCAGGCACATTTTCCAAAAGCCAACCTATGCCTATAAGACAGGTATCGTATTTCTGGCGTATCTGAACGGCCACCAATCTCATTTTCGCATGATCGGCGGGGCGGAAGGAGCGCGTTCCGTTGTTCATCTATCCGAAATCTTTGTCCTTGCCGACCGGGCCGGGCTGCTGCGCGATCCCGAACTGGCAAGCGAGCGCATGCGCCTTGTACTTGCGCTCGCAGGCATCAGGTAG
- a CDS encoding sigma-70 family RNA polymerase sigma factor, with protein sequence MNVNQVNVPLQPTKEAALEAIMHEYGEKIIQLAYLIVKDRSMAEDITQEVFIKAYQSLDSFRGDSSLRTWLYRIAINESRKYLRSWSFRNIFSTFKQKKEKRMETIDPADVESTVLASVRRAEIAEMVMSMSPQYREIITLHYYEDLSIREVSHVLGVSEDAVRTKLSRARRQFKKLMEKEGTTWI encoded by the coding sequence GTGAATGTGAACCAGGTGAATGTGCCCCTGCAGCCGACGAAGGAAGCTGCCCTGGAAGCCATCATGCACGAATATGGGGAAAAAATCATTCAACTTGCCTATCTCATCGTGAAGGACCGGTCCATGGCAGAGGACATTACCCAAGAGGTGTTTATCAAAGCGTATCAAAGCCTGGATTCATTCCGGGGTGACAGCAGCCTGCGAACATGGCTCTACCGGATTGCCATCAACGAATCAAGAAAATACTTGCGTTCCTGGTCGTTTCGCAATATCTTTTCCACATTCAAACAGAAAAAAGAGAAGCGAATGGAGACAATCGATCCGGCAGACGTGGAATCGACCGTTCTGGCCAGCGTGAGAAGAGCGGAGATCGCTGAAATGGTCATGTCCATGTCCCCCCAATACAGAGAGATCATTACCCTGCACTACTATGAAGACCTTTCGATCCGAGAGGTATCACATGTGCTCGGCGTCTCCGAAGATGCGGTGCGGACGAAGCTGTCACGGGCCAGAAGGCAGTTTAAAAAACTGATGGAAAAGGAGGGAACGACATGGATATAG
- a CDS encoding LolA family protein, whose translation MKKQTRILSRLLVVSVVLGSLVTPIYAANGTPVKTNSSVLNTEQVISEIKSKKRVPTYTEVTTVTYNPNSNTYSKGNAKYWDNTMNGYFLSIHRTENQPATYSLSKGGKTITYKEGDSRAVVANAPVTFVASIDPIYNINKLTTTTTVSFIGEEIVNNRKTYHLKGKGKTINVPLPPQAPQNLQKRTHTYPDLEMWFDKETGTVIKSKMLNHEMNVTKIEVSPKFDDNTFTLPLPAGVKMVNLDDVIKEQQQQPGS comes from the coding sequence ATGAAAAAACAAACACGTATCTTATCCAGACTGCTGGTTGTATCCGTGGTATTGGGAAGCTTGGTTACTCCGATTTATGCTGCAAATGGAACTCCGGTAAAGACGAACAGCAGCGTGTTGAACACCGAGCAGGTCATCAGCGAAATCAAATCGAAGAAACGTGTCCCGACTTATACGGAAGTTACTACGGTTACGTACAATCCCAACTCTAACACCTATTCCAAGGGCAACGCTAAATATTGGGATAACACCATGAACGGTTACTTCCTCTCGATTCATCGTACTGAAAATCAGCCGGCAACGTATTCCCTCAGTAAAGGAGGAAAGACCATAACGTATAAAGAAGGCGACTCAAGAGCAGTAGTCGCGAATGCCCCCGTTACGTTTGTTGCCTCAATCGATCCGATCTACAACATCAACAAACTTACAACTACAACCACGGTCTCCTTTATAGGGGAGGAGATCGTAAACAACCGAAAGACCTATCATCTGAAAGGAAAGGGAAAAACAATCAATGTACCGTTGCCTCCACAAGCTCCGCAAAATTTGCAGAAGCGAACACATACGTATCCGGATCTGGAAATGTGGTTTGACAAAGAAACCGGAACTGTAATAAAAAGCAAGATGCTCAACCACGAAATGAATGTCACAAAAATCGAAGTATCACCAAAATTCGACGACAATACATTTACTCTCCCTCTTCCGGCTGGCGTGAAAATGGTGAATTTGGATGATGTGATCAAAGAGCAGCAACAACAACCAGGTTCATAA
- a CDS encoding AraC family transcriptional regulator yields the protein MTVYYRDFSLPETGLLIYESKHQNGGLVAKHHHKIYQILYAIDGAGTITLDDKAYHFGQNQISYIVPFTNHSIESHSKLTVLVLSFREESLTSMITPDFFRLLKKESFMLGLNPVGASDIKLHLKKMLFEQRNQDPLSTYAILTSLMNVLITLERSRTSVTYTDANTLRAERMRSYLETHYFKDITTKDLAALFEISVRYVNEIFKERFKMTPMQYLNNVRIERAKVLLRETDKDIVTICFEVGFENISTFYRAFKNVMGISPNKYRGMHPLS from the coding sequence ATGACTGTGTACTACCGTGACTTCAGCTTGCCGGAAACGGGTTTGTTAATCTATGAAAGCAAGCATCAAAACGGGGGACTTGTAGCGAAGCATCACCACAAAATCTACCAGATCCTCTATGCCATTGACGGCGCGGGAACGATCACCCTTGACGATAAAGCTTATCATTTTGGGCAAAATCAAATCTCCTACATTGTCCCTTTCACCAATCACTCGATTGAATCCCACTCCAAGTTGACCGTATTGGTATTATCGTTTCGGGAAGAATCCTTAACCTCGATGATTACCCCAGACTTCTTCCGCTTGCTAAAAAAAGAGTCCTTCATGCTTGGATTAAACCCGGTTGGGGCAAGTGACATCAAGCTTCATCTGAAAAAAATGCTGTTTGAGCAGCGGAATCAAGATCCGCTTTCCACCTACGCGATTCTTACCTCTTTGATGAATGTATTGATTACGCTGGAACGAAGCAGGACAAGCGTTACTTATACGGATGCCAACACGCTTCGTGCTGAGCGCATGCGTTCCTATTTGGAGACCCATTATTTCAAGGATATCACCACGAAGGATCTGGCTGCTCTGTTTGAGATCAGTGTCCGTTATGTGAATGAGATTTTTAAAGAACGGTTCAAGATGACGCCGATGCAATACTTAAACAATGTAAGAATCGAACGGGCGAAGGTGCTGTTGAGGGAGACAGACAAGGATATCGTCACGATCTGTTTTGAGGTTGGGTTTGAAAATATCTCTACCTTTTACCGCGCATTCAAAAATGTGATGGGCATTTCGCCCAACAAATATCGGGGGATGCATCCCTTGTCTTGA